A stretch of the Actinoalloteichus fjordicus genome encodes the following:
- the lipA gene encoding lipoyl synthase, with the protein MTVVPEGRKLLRLEVRNSQTPIEKKPSWIKTRARMGPEFRELKSLVRREGLHTVCEEAGCPNIYECWEDREATFLIGGGQCTRRCDFCQIDTGKPDALDRAEPRKVAESVQAMGLRYSTVTGVARDDLDDGGAWLYAETVREIHRLNPGTGVELLIPDFNADPDQLAEVFSSRPEVLAHNLETVPSVFRRMRPAFRYDRSLEVITAARAAGLVTKSNLILGMGEEPAEVVATMRDLHEAGCEILTITQYLRPSTRHHPVDRWVKPEEFVSHQQAAEEIGFAGVMAGPLVRSSYRAGRLFARTKAHRGEALPENLLHLADEQPAAQEAAALLAR; encoded by the coding sequence GTGACGGTCGTACCGGAGGGACGGAAGCTGCTGCGTCTGGAAGTTCGCAACAGCCAGACGCCCATAGAGAAGAAGCCATCCTGGATCAAGACCCGCGCGCGCATGGGCCCGGAGTTCCGCGAACTCAAGAGCCTGGTGCGCCGCGAGGGACTGCACACGGTCTGCGAGGAGGCGGGCTGTCCCAACATCTACGAGTGCTGGGAAGACCGTGAGGCGACGTTCCTCATCGGCGGCGGGCAGTGCACCCGTCGATGCGACTTCTGTCAGATCGACACCGGCAAGCCGGATGCCCTCGATCGTGCCGAGCCGCGCAAGGTGGCGGAGTCGGTCCAGGCCATGGGCCTGCGGTACTCCACGGTCACCGGCGTCGCCCGGGACGACCTCGACGACGGCGGCGCCTGGCTCTACGCCGAGACGGTCCGGGAGATCCACCGGCTCAACCCCGGAACCGGCGTCGAACTGCTGATCCCGGACTTCAACGCCGATCCCGACCAGCTCGCCGAGGTCTTCAGCAGCAGGCCGGAGGTGCTGGCGCACAATCTGGAGACCGTGCCGAGCGTCTTCCGACGGATGCGCCCCGCCTTCCGCTACGACCGTTCGCTCGAGGTCATCACGGCCGCCCGTGCGGCGGGCCTGGTCACCAAGTCGAACCTGATCCTCGGGATGGGCGAGGAGCCCGCCGAGGTGGTGGCCACGATGCGCGACCTCCACGAGGCAGGCTGCGAGATCCTGACCATCACTCAGTACCTGCGGCCGAGCACTCGACACCACCCGGTGGACCGCTGGGTGAAGCCCGAGGAGTTCGTCTCCCACCAGCAGGCGGCCGAGGAGATCGGCTTCGCAGGCGTCATGGCGGGCCCGCTGGTGCGTTCGTCGTACCGCGCGGGCAGGCTGTTCGCCCGGACGAAGGCGCACCGGGGCGAGGCACTGCCTGAGAACCTGCTGCACCTGGCCGACGAGCAGCCTGCCGCTCAGGAGGCCGCCGCGCTGCTGGCCCGCTGA